Proteins from a genomic interval of Nasonia vitripennis strain AsymCx chromosome 3, Nvit_psr_1.1, whole genome shotgun sequence:
- the Or168 gene encoding odorant receptor 168 isoform X1, with amino-acid sequence MLDSNEVFNNKYFILNKRLLMVNFIWPYQTKHMKKFVNTFIIVAIHTMMIPQIIRSVFEWQLEERNVEILVENFAGFLYFLGTLSKYYTTIYLEKKLLQLYQQITYDWKGLQDDNEQAVLLRSWDIGRTLTIFYMGYMFTACISFVTLPSAVPLMLDLILPLNESRGVNLCYYAEYFIDQQKYFIYLLLHTFICVSFTILIVTAVDSTFVSIVYHAVGLFDILEYRMRNVLRFVEDDYQNNKFLSKEELHKYVVDSVKMHKKTIEFSEIVQRIYNDCFFFVTVLVLVCLSVGTIDLVMNLNNPINLIRVGFVWLGIIMYTFFISWPGQKLINCSHELFNTVYACGWYGCPTKTKYLIKFMMMRCTVPCRLTAGPLLTMDLVTSDFENSIVLFYGSSIVQLEYSVDRCIPNLFLYDVYIN; translated from the exons ATGCTAGATTCAAACGAAGTTTTCaacaacaaatattttatcctaAATAAAAGATTGTTAAtggtaaattttatttggccTTACCAAACGAAGCACATGAAAAAGTTTGTAAATACGTTTATTATTGTAGCTATTCATACAATGATGATACCTCAG ataattAGATCAGTGTTCGAATGGCAATTAGAGGAAAGAAATGTAGAAATTTTAGTTGAAAATTTTGCGGGTTTTCTGTATTTTCTAGGAACGCTGTCAAAGTACTACACGACTATTTATCTTGAAAAAAAG TTGCTACAACTTTATCAACAAATTACGTACGATTGGAAGGGTCTGCAAGATGACAATGAGCAAGCTGTATTACTTCGTTCCTGGGATATTGGCCGCACTTTGACCATATTTTATATGG gATACATGTTTACTGCTTGTATATCATTTGTGACCTTGCCATCAGCTGTACCATTGATGCTCGATTTAATATTACCTCTCAACGAGTCTCGTGGAGTAAATCTTTGTTATTACGCTGAATATTTCATCGAtcagcaaaaatattttatttatcttcTTCTGCATACGTTTATTTGCGTCTCTTTTACTATCCTGATCGTCACTGCTGTTGACAGTACTTTTGTTAGTATCGTATATCACGCAGTTGGTCTATTCGATATTTTGGA atATCGCATGAGGAATGTATTACGTTTTGTCGAAGATGACTatcaaaacaataaatttttatcgaaaGAGGAACTTCACAAATACGTCGTTGATTCAGTGAAAATGCATAAGAAAACCATTGA ATTTTCCGAGATTGTACAAAGAATTTACAAtgactgctttttcttcgttacTGTATTAGTGTTAGTCTGCTTGAGTGTTGGAACTATTGAT CTAGTTATGAACCTGAATAATCCTATTAATTTGATACGTGTTGGATTTGTATGGCTCGGAATCATAATGTATACGTTTTTTATTAGCTGGCCGGGTCAGAAATTAATCAACTGTAGTCACGAACTTTTCAATACGGT CTATGCATGTGGTTGGTACGGTTGTCCCactaaaaccaaatatttaatcAAGTTTATGATGATGCGATGCACAGTTCCTTGTAGACTGACCGCCGGTCCGCTGCTAACAATGGACTTGGTAACCTCTG aTTTTGAGAACAGCATTGTCCTATTTTACGGTAGTAGCATCGTTCAGTTAGAATATTCAGTCGATcgatgtataccgaatttatttttgtatgatgTATACATAAACTGA
- the Or167 gene encoding odorant receptor 167 isoform X2, whose translation MEEHEILNNEYFKVNRFLLKLTGLWPYQKRHVKLIIRILYICAIHSMMIPQVIRTVEEWGKDFEIVLENIVGFIYLQCVLAKYIITFTAEPQMAFDWTRYIEAEEQLSLQRAASNGQLMTIIYSVYVNFAGVGFATLPGTLPTILNIIAPLNESRPTKVLCFYAEYFIDQEEYYYQLLFQTFIGVMSTVFINATVDTLYVICAHHSDGLFNIVSVLWLYRYRFQKAFNKSQERYQVKSRNLVAAKNLDEEIHEYVLTAINIHNESIEFINLIQSTYTLYFFIQMSLTIISLSLATVVAMMNLHDIINLIRIFFIWCGIILNLAYISIAGQQIIDTSLQIFDSAYFCGWYNHPLKTQRLLKFIMLRCSRQCQITAGPMLVINLESCSNILKSSLSYCTFMIAVS comes from the exons ATGGAAGAACATGAAATTTTGAacaatgaatatttcaaagttaatcgatttttactaaaattgaCTGGACTCTGGCCCTATCAGAAAAGGCATGTCAAATTAATCATACgaattttgtatatttgtgCTATTCATTCGATGATGATACCACAG GTTATCAGAACAGTTGAAGAGTGGGGAAAGGATTTTGAAATTGTGTTAGAAAATATTGTGGGTTTTATTtacttgcaatgtgttttagcaaaatatattataactttCACGGCTGAACCTCAg ATGGCGTTTGATTGGACAAGATACATTGAAGCAGAAGAGCAGCTGAGTCTGCAAAGAGCCGCAAGTAATGGTCAACTTATGACGATTATATATAGCG TCTACGTAAATTTCGCTGGTGTTGGATTTGCGACCTTACCTGGCACGCTACCAACTATCTTGAACATCATTGCACCTTTGAACGAATCTCGACCTACAAAGGTACTTTGCTTCTACGCAGAATATTTTATCGATCAAGAAGAGTACTACTATCAATTGCTATTTCAAACCTTCATCGGTGTTATGAGTACAGTTTTTATTAATGCCACTGTTGATACACTTTACGTAATCTGTGCCCATCACTCGGATGGACTTTTCAATATCGTCTC TGTACTCTGGCTTTATAGATATCGTTTTCAGAAGGCCTTTAATAAATCGCAAGAGCGTTATCAGGTTAAATCTAGAAATCTGGTTGCGGCCAAAAATCTAGATGAGGAAATTCACGAATATGTGTTGACGGCCATAAACATACACAATGAATCTATAGA GTTTATTAACCTGATACAATCGACGTATACGTTGTATTTCTTTATCCAAATGAGTTTGACCATAATTAGTTTGAGTCTTGCAACTGTCGTT GCAATGATGAACCTTCATGatattatcaatttaatcaggATATTTTTCATATGGTGTGGTATAATCTTGAATCTTGCTTACATCAGTATTGCAGGACAGCAAATCATCGATACTAGTTTACAGATATTTGACTCTGC TTACTTCTGTGGTTGGTACAATCACCCTCTAAAAACTCAGAGATTACTTAAATTTATTATGCTTCGCTGTAGCAGACAATGTCAAATAACCGCTGGTCCTATGCTAGTTATAAACTTGGAAAGTTGCAGTAAT ATCTTGAAATCATCCCTTTCTTACTGCACCTTTATGATTGCTGtaagttaa
- the Or167 gene encoding odorant receptor 167 isoform X4: MEEHEILNNEYFKVNRFLLKLTGLWPYQKRHVKLIIRILYICAIHSMMIPQVIRTVEEWGKDFEIVLENIVGFIYLQCVLAKYIITFTAEPQMAFDWTRYIEAEEQLSLQRAAIYVNFAGVGFATLPGTLPTILNIIAPLNESRPTKVLCFYAEYFIDQEEYYYQLLFQTFIGVMSTVFINATVDTLYVICAHHSDGLFNIVSVLWLYRYRFQKAFNKSQERYQVKSRNLVAAKNLDEEIHEYVLTAINIHNESIEFINLIQSTYTLYFFIQMSLTIISLSLATVVAMMNLHDIINLIRIFFIWCGIILNLAYISIAGQQIIDTSLQIFDSAYFCGWYNHPLKTQRLLKFIMLRCSRQCQITAGPMLVINLESCSNILKSSLSYCTFMIAVS, from the exons ATGGAAGAACATGAAATTTTGAacaatgaatatttcaaagttaatcgatttttactaaaattgaCTGGACTCTGGCCCTATCAGAAAAGGCATGTCAAATTAATCATACgaattttgtatatttgtgCTATTCATTCGATGATGATACCACAG GTTATCAGAACAGTTGAAGAGTGGGGAAAGGATTTTGAAATTGTGTTAGAAAATATTGTGGGTTTTATTtacttgcaatgtgttttagcaaaatatattataactttCACGGCTGAACCTCAg ATGGCGTTTGATTGGACAAGATACATTGAAGCAGAAGAGCAGCTGAGTCTGCAAAGAGCCGCAA TCTACGTAAATTTCGCTGGTGTTGGATTTGCGACCTTACCTGGCACGCTACCAACTATCTTGAACATCATTGCACCTTTGAACGAATCTCGACCTACAAAGGTACTTTGCTTCTACGCAGAATATTTTATCGATCAAGAAGAGTACTACTATCAATTGCTATTTCAAACCTTCATCGGTGTTATGAGTACAGTTTTTATTAATGCCACTGTTGATACACTTTACGTAATCTGTGCCCATCACTCGGATGGACTTTTCAATATCGTCTC TGTACTCTGGCTTTATAGATATCGTTTTCAGAAGGCCTTTAATAAATCGCAAGAGCGTTATCAGGTTAAATCTAGAAATCTGGTTGCGGCCAAAAATCTAGATGAGGAAATTCACGAATATGTGTTGACGGCCATAAACATACACAATGAATCTATAGA GTTTATTAACCTGATACAATCGACGTATACGTTGTATTTCTTTATCCAAATGAGTTTGACCATAATTAGTTTGAGTCTTGCAACTGTCGTT GCAATGATGAACCTTCATGatattatcaatttaatcaggATATTTTTCATATGGTGTGGTATAATCTTGAATCTTGCTTACATCAGTATTGCAGGACAGCAAATCATCGATACTAGTTTACAGATATTTGACTCTGC TTACTTCTGTGGTTGGTACAATCACCCTCTAAAAACTCAGAGATTACTTAAATTTATTATGCTTCGCTGTAGCAGACAATGTCAAATAACCGCTGGTCCTATGCTAGTTATAAACTTGGAAAGTTGCAGTAAT ATCTTGAAATCATCCCTTTCTTACTGCACCTTTATGATTGCTGtaagttaa
- the Or167 gene encoding odorant receptor 167 isoform X1 has product MEEHEILNNEYFKVNRFLLKLTGLWPYQKRHVKLIIRILYICAIHSMMIPQVIRTVEEWGKDFEIVLENIVGFIYLQCVLAKYIITFTAEPQLVFLYKKMAFDWTRYIEAEEQLSLQRAASNGQLMTIIYSVYVNFAGVGFATLPGTLPTILNIIAPLNESRPTKVLCFYAEYFIDQEEYYYQLLFQTFIGVMSTVFINATVDTLYVICAHHSDGLFNIVSVLWLYRYRFQKAFNKSQERYQVKSRNLVAAKNLDEEIHEYVLTAINIHNESIEFINLIQSTYTLYFFIQMSLTIISLSLATVVAMMNLHDIINLIRIFFIWCGIILNLAYISIAGQQIIDTSLQIFDSAYFCGWYNHPLKTQRLLKFIMLRCSRQCQITAGPMLVINLESCSNILKSSLSYCTFMIAVS; this is encoded by the exons ATGGAAGAACATGAAATTTTGAacaatgaatatttcaaagttaatcgatttttactaaaattgaCTGGACTCTGGCCCTATCAGAAAAGGCATGTCAAATTAATCATACgaattttgtatatttgtgCTATTCATTCGATGATGATACCACAG GTTATCAGAACAGTTGAAGAGTGGGGAAAGGATTTTGAAATTGTGTTAGAAAATATTGTGGGTTTTATTtacttgcaatgtgttttagcaaaatatattataactttCACGGCTGAACCTCAg cTCGTATTCCTTTACAAAAAGATGGCGTTTGATTGGACAAGATACATTGAAGCAGAAGAGCAGCTGAGTCTGCAAAGAGCCGCAAGTAATGGTCAACTTATGACGATTATATATAGCG TCTACGTAAATTTCGCTGGTGTTGGATTTGCGACCTTACCTGGCACGCTACCAACTATCTTGAACATCATTGCACCTTTGAACGAATCTCGACCTACAAAGGTACTTTGCTTCTACGCAGAATATTTTATCGATCAAGAAGAGTACTACTATCAATTGCTATTTCAAACCTTCATCGGTGTTATGAGTACAGTTTTTATTAATGCCACTGTTGATACACTTTACGTAATCTGTGCCCATCACTCGGATGGACTTTTCAATATCGTCTC TGTACTCTGGCTTTATAGATATCGTTTTCAGAAGGCCTTTAATAAATCGCAAGAGCGTTATCAGGTTAAATCTAGAAATCTGGTTGCGGCCAAAAATCTAGATGAGGAAATTCACGAATATGTGTTGACGGCCATAAACATACACAATGAATCTATAGA GTTTATTAACCTGATACAATCGACGTATACGTTGTATTTCTTTATCCAAATGAGTTTGACCATAATTAGTTTGAGTCTTGCAACTGTCGTT GCAATGATGAACCTTCATGatattatcaatttaatcaggATATTTTTCATATGGTGTGGTATAATCTTGAATCTTGCTTACATCAGTATTGCAGGACAGCAAATCATCGATACTAGTTTACAGATATTTGACTCTGC TTACTTCTGTGGTTGGTACAATCACCCTCTAAAAACTCAGAGATTACTTAAATTTATTATGCTTCGCTGTAGCAGACAATGTCAAATAACCGCTGGTCCTATGCTAGTTATAAACTTGGAAAGTTGCAGTAAT ATCTTGAAATCATCCCTTTCTTACTGCACCTTTATGATTGCTGtaagttaa
- the Or168 gene encoding odorant receptor 168 has product MLDSNEVFNNKYFILNKRLLMVNFIWPYQTKHMKKFVNTFIIVAIHTMMIPQIIRSVFEWQLEERNVEILVENFAGFLYFLGTLSKYYTTIYLEKKLLQLYQQITYDWKGLQDDNEQAVLLRSWDIGRTLTIFYMGYMFTACISFVTLPSAVPLMLDLILPLNESRGVNLCYYAEYFIDQQKYFIYLLLHTFICVSFTILIVTAVDSTFVSIVYHAVGLFDILEYRMRNVLRFVEDDYQNNKFLSKEELHKYVVDSVKMHKKTIEFSEIVQRIYNDCFFFVTVLVLVCLSVGTIDLVMNLNNPINLIRVGFVWLGIIMYTFFISWPGQKLINCSHELFNTVYACGWYGCPTKTKYLIKFMMMRCTVPCRLTAGPLLTMDLVTSGNILRTALSYFTVVASFS; this is encoded by the exons ATGCTAGATTCAAACGAAGTTTTCaacaacaaatattttatcctaAATAAAAGATTGTTAAtggtaaattttatttggccTTACCAAACGAAGCACATGAAAAAGTTTGTAAATACGTTTATTATTGTAGCTATTCATACAATGATGATACCTCAG ataattAGATCAGTGTTCGAATGGCAATTAGAGGAAAGAAATGTAGAAATTTTAGTTGAAAATTTTGCGGGTTTTCTGTATTTTCTAGGAACGCTGTCAAAGTACTACACGACTATTTATCTTGAAAAAAAG TTGCTACAACTTTATCAACAAATTACGTACGATTGGAAGGGTCTGCAAGATGACAATGAGCAAGCTGTATTACTTCGTTCCTGGGATATTGGCCGCACTTTGACCATATTTTATATGG gATACATGTTTACTGCTTGTATATCATTTGTGACCTTGCCATCAGCTGTACCATTGATGCTCGATTTAATATTACCTCTCAACGAGTCTCGTGGAGTAAATCTTTGTTATTACGCTGAATATTTCATCGAtcagcaaaaatattttatttatcttcTTCTGCATACGTTTATTTGCGTCTCTTTTACTATCCTGATCGTCACTGCTGTTGACAGTACTTTTGTTAGTATCGTATATCACGCAGTTGGTCTATTCGATATTTTGGA atATCGCATGAGGAATGTATTACGTTTTGTCGAAGATGACTatcaaaacaataaatttttatcgaaaGAGGAACTTCACAAATACGTCGTTGATTCAGTGAAAATGCATAAGAAAACCATTGA ATTTTCCGAGATTGTACAAAGAATTTACAAtgactgctttttcttcgttacTGTATTAGTGTTAGTCTGCTTGAGTGTTGGAACTATTGAT CTAGTTATGAACCTGAATAATCCTATTAATTTGATACGTGTTGGATTTGTATGGCTCGGAATCATAATGTATACGTTTTTTATTAGCTGGCCGGGTCAGAAATTAATCAACTGTAGTCACGAACTTTTCAATACGGT CTATGCATGTGGTTGGTACGGTTGTCCCactaaaaccaaatatttaatcAAGTTTATGATGATGCGATGCACAGTTCCTTGTAGACTGACCGCCGGTCCGCTGCTAACAATGGACTTGGTAACCTCTGGTAAT aTTTTGAGAACAGCATTGTCCTATTTTACGGTAGTAGCATCGTTCAGTTAG
- the Or299 gene encoding odorant receptor 299, translating to MKTESSNARLKGKNVTFCTEVFECDEILQLDNELGLIQWSLKLMGIWPFWTRFSNVKFFLCGAILAFNVVGCFSGILNVNSDIEQFIECLLYFNVNLATLLKFLIVKYKRRSIEFILRCILDDCSRYSHLSVSCRSRVAGNIKKRKLMTLTLALFILAPVAGKRSFLSMLWSTAYIFSAFAITKYIEYRDDLAMIRELPIFSALPTFVRHSQIFYLALLSGLFGILMSTLVIVTIDSVFAILMIHATNQFIVLSEELKAYREDHLDACYKISKNMRNCKCMRCIIDGHVNILRYTLNFYWYSKFILYKIDSVFSIVHIAVILLSMNLHLFMYCVTSKSMTDASEQIGIRAFKMKWYSFQKTTVRSIVLMTLRSQIPCYVTVAKFINLSLETYTSVLKTSISYASVIIIAREHLVNER from the exons ATGAAGACTGAATCATCGAACGCGCGGCTGAAGGGAAAAAACGTCACCTTCTGCACCGAAGTGTTCGAGTGCGACGAGATTCTGCAACTGGACAACGAGTTGGGTCTGATACAGTGGAGTCTAAAACTGATGGGAATTTGGCCATTTTGGACGCGTTTTTCCAACGTCAAATTTTTCCTGTGCGGTGCGATACTCGCGTTCAATGTGGTCGGGTGCTTTAGTGGCATATTGAACGTTAACAGTGACATCGAGCAGTTCATCGAATGCTTGCTGTACTTTAACGTGAACTTGGCGACGCTGCTGAAATTTCTCATCGTCAAGTACAAGCGACGGAGCATCGAATTCATCTTGAGATGTATACTCGACGATTGCAGTCGCTATTCTCACTTGTCAGTTTCTTGCAGAAGTCGCGTCGCCGGCAACATCAAGAAGAGGAAGCTCATGACTTTGACTTTGGCGCTGTTTATTCTCGCTCCGGTTGCAGGTAAACGAAGTTTTTTGTCAATGCTTTGGTCTACAGCTTACATTTTTTCAGCCTTTGCGATCACCAAGTACATCGAATACCGGGACGATTTGGCCATGATACGAGAGTTGCCAATATTTTCGGCGCTTCCTACATTTGTAAGACATTCGCAAATTTTTTATCTCGCACTGCTGAGCGGGTTGTTCGGGATTTTAATGTCGACGCTCGTGATCGTGACCATAGATTCCGTATTTGCAATTTTGATGATTCACGCGACCAATCAGTTCATCGTCCTTTCGGAAGAGCTGAAAGCGTACAGGGAAGACCATTTGGACGCTTGTTACAAGATCAGCAAGAATATGCGAAATTGTAAGTGCATGAGGTGTATAATCGACGGACATGTGAACATTCTAAGGTATACCTTAAATTTCTATTGGTATTCGAAATTCATT CTTTACAAGATCGACAGCGTTTTCAGTATAGTACACATTGCCGTGATTTTACTGTCCATGAATTTACATTTGTTCATGTATTGCGTTACTTCCAAAAGCATGACAGACGCC AGCGAACAGATTGGAATACGAGCTTTCAAAATGAAATGGTACAGTTTTCAAAAGACGACGGTCAGAAGCATCGTCCTAATGACGCTACGCTCTCAGATTCCCTGCTACGTAACGGTTGCGAAATTCATTAACCTGTCCCTTGAAACTTATACAAGT GTTTTGAAAACATCGATATCGTACGCTTCTGTGATTATAATTGCAAGAGAACATCTCGTAAACGAAAGGTAA
- the Or167 gene encoding odorant receptor 167, which translates to MEEHEILNNEYFKVNRFLLKLTGLWPYQKRHVKLIIRILYICAIHSMMIPQVIRTVEEWGKDFEIVLENIVGFIYLQCVLAKYIITFTAEPQLVFLYKKMAFDWTRYIEAEEQLSLQRAASNGQLMTIIYSVYVNFAGVGFATLPGTLPTILNIIAPLNESRPTKVLCFYAEYFIDQEEYYYQLLFQTFIGVMSTVFINATVDTLYVICAHHSDGLFNIVSYRFQKAFNKSQERYQVKSRNLVAAKNLDEEIHEYVLTAINIHNESIEFINLIQSTYTLYFFIQMSLTIISLSLATVVAMMNLHDIINLIRIFFIWCGIILNLAYISIAGQQIIDTSLQIFDSAYFCGWYNHPLKTQRLLKFIMLRCSRQCQITAGPMLVINLESCSNILKSSLSYCTFMIAVS; encoded by the exons ATGGAAGAACATGAAATTTTGAacaatgaatatttcaaagttaatcgatttttactaaaattgaCTGGACTCTGGCCCTATCAGAAAAGGCATGTCAAATTAATCATACgaattttgtatatttgtgCTATTCATTCGATGATGATACCACAG GTTATCAGAACAGTTGAAGAGTGGGGAAAGGATTTTGAAATTGTGTTAGAAAATATTGTGGGTTTTATTtacttgcaatgtgttttagcaaaatatattataactttCACGGCTGAACCTCAg cTCGTATTCCTTTACAAAAAGATGGCGTTTGATTGGACAAGATACATTGAAGCAGAAGAGCAGCTGAGTCTGCAAAGAGCCGCAAGTAATGGTCAACTTATGACGATTATATATAGCG TCTACGTAAATTTCGCTGGTGTTGGATTTGCGACCTTACCTGGCACGCTACCAACTATCTTGAACATCATTGCACCTTTGAACGAATCTCGACCTACAAAGGTACTTTGCTTCTACGCAGAATATTTTATCGATCAAGAAGAGTACTACTATCAATTGCTATTTCAAACCTTCATCGGTGTTATGAGTACAGTTTTTATTAATGCCACTGTTGATACACTTTACGTAATCTGTGCCCATCACTCGGATGGACTTTTCAATATCGTCTC ATATCGTTTTCAGAAGGCCTTTAATAAATCGCAAGAGCGTTATCAGGTTAAATCTAGAAATCTGGTTGCGGCCAAAAATCTAGATGAGGAAATTCACGAATATGTGTTGACGGCCATAAACATACACAATGAATCTATAGA GTTTATTAACCTGATACAATCGACGTATACGTTGTATTTCTTTATCCAAATGAGTTTGACCATAATTAGTTTGAGTCTTGCAACTGTCGTT GCAATGATGAACCTTCATGatattatcaatttaatcaggATATTTTTCATATGGTGTGGTATAATCTTGAATCTTGCTTACATCAGTATTGCAGGACAGCAAATCATCGATACTAGTTTACAGATATTTGACTCTGC TTACTTCTGTGGTTGGTACAATCACCCTCTAAAAACTCAGAGATTACTTAAATTTATTATGCTTCGCTGTAGCAGACAATGTCAAATAACCGCTGGTCCTATGCTAGTTATAAACTTGGAAAGTTGCAGTAAT ATCTTGAAATCATCCCTTTCTTACTGCACCTTTATGATTGCTGtaagttaa
- the Or167 gene encoding odorant receptor 167 isoform X3, which produces MEEHEILNNEYFKVNRFLLKLTGLWPYQKRHVKLIIRILYICAIHSMMIPQVIRTVEEWGKDFEIVLENIVGFIYLQCVLAKYIITFTAEPQLVFLYKKMAFDWTRYIEAEEQLSLQRAAIYVNFAGVGFATLPGTLPTILNIIAPLNESRPTKVLCFYAEYFIDQEEYYYQLLFQTFIGVMSTVFINATVDTLYVICAHHSDGLFNIVSVLWLYRYRFQKAFNKSQERYQVKSRNLVAAKNLDEEIHEYVLTAINIHNESIEFINLIQSTYTLYFFIQMSLTIISLSLATVVAMMNLHDIINLIRIFFIWCGIILNLAYISIAGQQIIDTSLQIFDSAYFCGWYNHPLKTQRLLKFIMLRCSRQCQITAGPMLVINLESCSNILKSSLSYCTFMIAVS; this is translated from the exons ATGGAAGAACATGAAATTTTGAacaatgaatatttcaaagttaatcgatttttactaaaattgaCTGGACTCTGGCCCTATCAGAAAAGGCATGTCAAATTAATCATACgaattttgtatatttgtgCTATTCATTCGATGATGATACCACAG GTTATCAGAACAGTTGAAGAGTGGGGAAAGGATTTTGAAATTGTGTTAGAAAATATTGTGGGTTTTATTtacttgcaatgtgttttagcaaaatatattataactttCACGGCTGAACCTCAg cTCGTATTCCTTTACAAAAAGATGGCGTTTGATTGGACAAGATACATTGAAGCAGAAGAGCAGCTGAGTCTGCAAAGAGCCGCAA TCTACGTAAATTTCGCTGGTGTTGGATTTGCGACCTTACCTGGCACGCTACCAACTATCTTGAACATCATTGCACCTTTGAACGAATCTCGACCTACAAAGGTACTTTGCTTCTACGCAGAATATTTTATCGATCAAGAAGAGTACTACTATCAATTGCTATTTCAAACCTTCATCGGTGTTATGAGTACAGTTTTTATTAATGCCACTGTTGATACACTTTACGTAATCTGTGCCCATCACTCGGATGGACTTTTCAATATCGTCTC TGTACTCTGGCTTTATAGATATCGTTTTCAGAAGGCCTTTAATAAATCGCAAGAGCGTTATCAGGTTAAATCTAGAAATCTGGTTGCGGCCAAAAATCTAGATGAGGAAATTCACGAATATGTGTTGACGGCCATAAACATACACAATGAATCTATAGA GTTTATTAACCTGATACAATCGACGTATACGTTGTATTTCTTTATCCAAATGAGTTTGACCATAATTAGTTTGAGTCTTGCAACTGTCGTT GCAATGATGAACCTTCATGatattatcaatttaatcaggATATTTTTCATATGGTGTGGTATAATCTTGAATCTTGCTTACATCAGTATTGCAGGACAGCAAATCATCGATACTAGTTTACAGATATTTGACTCTGC TTACTTCTGTGGTTGGTACAATCACCCTCTAAAAACTCAGAGATTACTTAAATTTATTATGCTTCGCTGTAGCAGACAATGTCAAATAACCGCTGGTCCTATGCTAGTTATAAACTTGGAAAGTTGCAGTAAT ATCTTGAAATCATCCCTTTCTTACTGCACCTTTATGATTGCTGtaagttaa